A single window of Thalassomonas viridans DNA harbors:
- a CDS encoding NAD(P)/FAD-dependent oxidoreductase, with amino-acid sequence MIPKTYDVVIIGGGPAGCATAIALHNLGITKVLVAEGCDYSRIRIGESIPPNTRGLFSRLGLWQAFAAKNHQRCLGSYSSWGSNNLGFNDFLFNPRGHGWHLDRLAFDRFLADEVKSRGISLLCKSRFRQLSCDRKQYPINITLDVDKAGAKQELRCRFIVDASGRPAKVARCMGASVKTQDNLVCVAGYFHQKQLATDLLLRHMTLLEAVESGWWYSAHLPGERIIIAFASDGEIIRDMQLKQPASWCQALKQTRHLSAALTPGIMPSRLYHWAAPSALLNPPAGAGWLAVGDAASCYDPISSQGIYKALHTGLEAAPAIAAWLNGDSRELELYRQNVAETFIRYLEQRAYFYQLEQRWPAADFWRKRQLNLSPYRGEVVTPAM; translated from the coding sequence ATGATCCCAAAGACTTATGATGTTGTGATCATAGGCGGCGGCCCGGCAGGTTGTGCCACCGCCATTGCCCTGCATAACCTGGGGATCACTAAGGTTTTAGTGGCCGAAGGCTGTGACTATTCCCGGATCCGCATCGGGGAAAGCATTCCCCCGAATACCCGGGGACTTTTTTCCCGCCTGGGGCTGTGGCAGGCATTTGCGGCAAAAAACCATCAGCGCTGTTTAGGCAGTTATTCCAGCTGGGGAAGTAATAACTTGGGCTTTAATGATTTTTTGTTTAATCCCAGGGGACATGGCTGGCACCTTGACCGTTTAGCTTTTGACCGTTTCCTGGCGGATGAAGTGAAATCGCGGGGCATTTCACTTTTATGCAAGAGCAGGTTCCGCCAGCTCAGTTGCGATCGGAAACAATACCCGATAAATATCACCCTGGATGTCGATAAGGCCGGGGCTAAGCAAGAGCTGCGTTGCCGCTTTATTGTCGACGCCAGCGGCCGCCCGGCTAAAGTTGCCCGCTGTATGGGGGCGAGCGTTAAAACGCAGGATAACCTGGTTTGTGTCGCCGGTTATTTTCATCAAAAACAGCTGGCGACCGATTTGCTGCTCAGGCATATGACCTTGCTCGAAGCAGTAGAGTCCGGCTGGTGGTACAGTGCCCATTTACCCGGGGAGCGTATCATCATTGCCTTTGCCAGTGACGGTGAAATTATCAGGGACATGCAGTTAAAACAACCGGCATCCTGGTGTCAGGCCCTGAAACAAACCCGGCATTTAAGCGCGGCACTGACGCCTGGCATAATGCCGTCAAGATTATACCACTGGGCGGCGCCTTCGGCCCTGCTCAACCCTCCGGCAGGCGCCGGCTGGCTGGCGGTGGGAGATGCCGCCAGCTGTTATGACCCCATCAGCTCGCAGGGCATCTACAAAGCCTTGCATACCGGGCTTGAGGCGGCACCGGCCATTGCCGCCTGGTTAAACGGCGACAGCCGGGAGCTGGAATTATACCGGCAAAATGTTGCCGAAACCTTTATCCGTTACCTTGAACAAAGGGCTTATTTTTATCAGCTGGAGCAGCGCTGGCCAGCTGCTGACTTTTGGCGAAAGCGCCAGTTGAATCTAAGCCCTTACCGGGGAGAAGTCGTTACTCCTGCGATGTGA
- a CDS encoding ferritin-like domain-containing protein, producing MSLYHHLDISNAEELLQHGNLVIPKKVHKDQDWTLEQLQEHLQWAVDIELYTIPFYMAAMYSIKDQGAEARRLLRSVVNQEMLHMQCAANIANAYDTQLVIRAPSYGGTVPHLNFALDTPNPTEIFTPYSTAIGPLDVERINTMCIIEYPNWDACSRENNGTTDEYGSIGEFYQAVSQGAKVLAEFIQGNVRQVGHFSALYPEVESMTITKDGKAGLPQVESLINLIVDQGEGLGERKQYVASKYQNRIDDLQPSWDHFEKFSYLREQALPETYALGFGNDRSREVQQILLKHFGDFLVAMNTVFRGGEVPDFAAIMYKVGGAIAACWENGALPVFSKTSTTTGARS from the coding sequence ATGAGTTTATACCATCATCTTGATATATCAAATGCCGAAGAATTACTCCAACACGGCAATTTGGTTATTCCCAAAAAAGTACATAAAGATCAGGACTGGACACTGGAGCAGTTGCAGGAGCATTTACAGTGGGCGGTGGATATCGAGCTTTATACCATACCTTTTTATATGGCGGCCATGTATTCCATTAAAGACCAGGGGGCGGAAGCCCGGCGTTTGCTGCGCTCCGTGGTGAACCAGGAAATGCTGCATATGCAGTGCGCTGCCAATATTGCCAATGCCTATGACACCCAGCTGGTGATCCGGGCGCCAAGTTACGGCGGTACTGTGCCTCATTTGAATTTTGCCCTGGACACGCCCAACCCGACGGAAATCTTCACGCCCTACAGTACCGCCATCGGGCCTTTGGATGTGGAGCGCATCAACACCATGTGCATCATTGAATATCCCAACTGGGATGCCTGCAGCCGGGAAAATAACGGCACTACCGATGAATATGGCTCTATCGGTGAGTTTTACCAGGCGGTCAGCCAAGGGGCAAAAGTACTGGCGGAGTTTATTCAGGGCAATGTGCGCCAGGTGGGGCACTTCAGCGCCCTTTATCCTGAGGTGGAGTCTATGACCATTACCAAAGACGGTAAAGCGGGCTTGCCTCAGGTGGAGTCCCTGATCAACCTGATCGTCGATCAGGGGGAAGGCCTGGGCGAGAGAAAACAGTATGTGGCAAGCAAGTACCAGAACCGGATCGACGACCTGCAGCCCAGCTGGGATCACTTCGAGAAATTCAGCTACCTGCGGGAGCAGGCCTTGCCGGAGACCTATGCTCTGGGCTTTGGTAACGACCGTAGCCGGGAAGTGCAGCAAATATTGCTGAAACATTTCGGCGACTTCCTGGTGGCCATGAATACCGTGTTCCGCGGGGGAGAAGTGCCGGACTTTGCCGCCATCATGTACAAGGTCGGGGGCGCTATCGCCGCCTGTTGGGAAAACGGCGCCTTGCCGGTTTTCTCTAAAACCAGCACAACCACAGGAGCAAGATCATGA
- a CDS encoding flavin monoamine oxidase family protein gives MADVAYLEDELHGLLPFEQDEISQAYLDCLKSGLPKGNTTGKNVLVVGCGIAGMVSAALLRRAGHTVTIVEANMRIGGRIKTFRNTPEKQYFEDGNLTGEAGAMRIPDMHKLVQYLIDYTGVEKQLFLNKTVSQKDATSVKIKTPDRDKQGNIVLPEATGKNLLHVNYRHVLRRDYEDKNADVDKLLNYNLQGDENKQAGILLNAAIDELRRQVAEDPKTAWPKIIAKYSEYSMRRFIKEQNPELSENAIEMIGVLENLESRMPYSFIQSFIELAIITPETPFWLINGGTDKFTQAYFDKEKLQEVTFLNQTLVDLYKEGDKVRINTIVSEELAGRLDQDTAISEMLAGREWDEAIVTIPFSSFRMVHVWPELSQHKRKAIRELHYDAATKVLLEFRERFWETQNDIYGGGSVTDLPNRFMYYPSERMGSVKGGVMLSSYSWADDARKWDSMPEYERFCYALENVAITHAIHAPDASYEERLEAQQKIKDLCVFKPEKYQENQENIVGAATVSWMNNPYAFGEAAIFYPGQLALLHKAIISSEWTVSQNERQILHFAGEHASLKHAWIEGAIESAVNAALLVNENQLPTLSRP, from the coding sequence ATGGCTGACGTCGCTTATTTAGAAGATGAATTACACGGTTTATTACCTTTTGAGCAAGATGAAATTAGCCAGGCATACCTGGATTGTCTGAAATCGGGCTTACCTAAGGGCAATACCACAGGCAAAAATGTGCTTGTGGTCGGCTGCGGTATTGCCGGTATGGTATCTGCCGCCCTGTTGCGCCGGGCCGGACATACGGTCACTATCGTCGAAGCCAATATGCGCATCGGCGGCCGCATCAAAACCTTCCGTAACACCCCGGAAAAACAATATTTTGAAGACGGTAACTTAACCGGTGAAGCCGGGGCGATGCGTATTCCCGACATGCACAAGCTGGTGCAATACCTGATTGACTATACCGGGGTGGAAAAACAACTGTTCCTTAATAAAACCGTATCCCAAAAAGATGCGACCTCAGTAAAAATCAAGACACCCGACAGGGACAAACAGGGCAACATAGTGTTACCCGAAGCCACGGGAAAGAACCTGCTGCATGTCAACTACCGCCATGTGCTGCGCCGCGATTATGAAGATAAAAATGCCGATGTTGATAAGCTGCTCAATTATAACCTGCAAGGGGACGAGAATAAGCAGGCGGGGATTTTGCTGAACGCCGCCATTGACGAATTGCGCCGTCAGGTGGCAGAAGATCCGAAAACCGCCTGGCCGAAAATCATTGCCAAATACAGTGAATATTCAATGCGGCGTTTTATTAAGGAGCAAAATCCCGAGCTTTCCGAAAATGCCATTGAAATGATCGGTGTGCTGGAAAACCTGGAATCCAGGATGCCGTATTCTTTTATCCAGAGTTTTATCGAGCTGGCGATCATCACCCCGGAGACGCCGTTCTGGTTAATTAACGGCGGCACGGACAAGTTTACCCAGGCTTATTTTGACAAGGAAAAACTACAGGAAGTGACCTTTTTAAATCAAACCTTAGTGGACTTGTATAAGGAAGGCGACAAGGTGCGCATCAATACCATAGTGTCAGAAGAGCTTGCCGGGCGGCTGGATCAGGATACCGCCATCTCAGAAATGCTGGCGGGACGCGAATGGGATGAAGCCATAGTGACCATACCTTTTTCCAGTTTCCGTATGGTGCATGTCTGGCCCGAGCTCAGCCAGCATAAACGCAAAGCGATCCGTGAACTGCATTACGATGCCGCCACTAAGGTGCTGCTGGAGTTTCGCGAGCGCTTTTGGGAAACCCAAAACGATATTTACGGCGGCGGCTCGGTTACCGACCTGCCGAACCGCTTTATGTACTACCCCAGCGAGCGTATGGGGTCGGTGAAAGGCGGGGTGATGCTCTCCAGCTATTCCTGGGCGGACGATGCCCGCAAGTGGGACTCTATGCCCGAATATGAGCGTTTTTGTTATGCCCTGGAAAATGTCGCCATCACTCATGCCATACACGCACCGGACGCCAGTTATGAAGAGCGGCTTGAGGCGCAGCAGAAAATCAAAGATCTCTGCGTTTTCAAACCGGAAAAATACCAGGAGAATCAGGAAAATATTGTCGGCGCCGCCACCGTCAGCTGGATGAATAATCCTTATGCCTTTGGCGAAGCGGCCATTTTTTATCCCGGGCAGCTGGCCTTGCTGCACAAGGCCATTATCAGTTCAGAGTGGACGGTAAGCCAGAATGAGCGGCAAATACTACATTTTGCCGGGGAACATGCCTCGTTAAAACATGCCTGGATTGAAGGGGCGATAGAGTCTGCGGTCAATGCGGCCTTGCTGGTCAATGAAAACCAGCTGCCGACCTTGAGCCGCCCTTAA
- a CDS encoding LodA/GoxA family CTQ-dependent oxidase: protein MSQFTFKIHPSIGIARVGNSPEYFLAPESIAAMPQPGKANDPTTGGLPIRPDTEDTIIKSSELRDKNGAFKRQAARFRIFAYPESGTNTYPAQGGEEISIGSMVDGREVADIIWTVHLANKKASWFANDDDHGVVAYENGNTPILRNLREGLDPYNTSRLRKLVIDAGPRALRGVNASAFFDSCSEPNRGQGAEIIDVPDYPKSFPGMHFDQLEEPQGPINALGEMHTDDKGRLIVAGGHGKSAGWPLDNNDVPVPINGPVNNDQWFDDTADGPVSATLVFKDGGTQQAFGAWLVATDPSYAPQTLNVVSLYDEAYDIFVRKLALAPEIYRDGHFTKDYRPAFDDHIKPLFRATAQQLWNAYLPSFAIEAHKEVDAISADDNPDETIMAGLAYVRRPNPGTEATWKGQSIDVGAPLMPLALGDSSAAGGKPFLTPTLSQYHFLHCWSNKQFIKENPKPLGAGEYLDRASLQNCLGGRFSPGIDMTWIIRETSMYIQDWQQGAGPFRIKHKRLDYQHTQSQGLGHREPFLTLGWIPRHEEVENLGLEPGDATKFMALPWHADYNSCAIHQTSPNKQDSQALFWSWPAQRPVTVYPAADYNSEDGELPAQRYSVRGPGTYPGVNSPDDKHDLANAGRFWDYREMLNHWQDIGVVVQATVIDDGKSYPDDVYLEVESRLENGPEELADPTPWPLFGGNDTATRKDK from the coding sequence ATGAGCCAGTTTACCTTTAAGATTCATCCTTCCATCGGTATTGCCCGTGTTGGTAACAGTCCGGAATATTTTCTGGCGCCTGAGTCCATTGCCGCCATGCCCCAGCCGGGCAAAGCCAATGATCCCACCACGGGCGGGCTGCCGATAAGACCGGACACGGAAGATACTATTATTAAAAGCAGCGAACTCAGGGACAAAAACGGCGCCTTTAAGCGTCAGGCGGCGCGCTTTCGTATTTTTGCCTATCCCGAAAGCGGCACGAATACCTACCCGGCGCAGGGTGGGGAAGAAATCAGCATCGGCAGCATGGTAGATGGCCGTGAAGTGGCCGATATTATCTGGACCGTACATTTGGCCAATAAAAAAGCCAGCTGGTTTGCCAATGATGATGACCATGGCGTGGTGGCCTATGAAAACGGCAACACCCCGATCTTGCGTAATCTGCGCGAAGGTTTAGATCCCTATAATACCAGCCGCCTGCGTAAGCTGGTGATAGATGCCGGGCCTCGTGCCTTAAGGGGCGTCAATGCCAGTGCCTTTTTTGACAGCTGCTCCGAACCGAACCGGGGCCAGGGAGCCGAGATTATTGACGTGCCCGATTATCCCAAGTCTTTTCCCGGAATGCACTTTGACCAGCTGGAAGAGCCCCAGGGGCCGATCAATGCTTTGGGGGAAATGCACACAGATGACAAGGGAAGGTTAATCGTCGCCGGCGGACACGGCAAAAGCGCCGGCTGGCCGCTGGACAACAATGATGTTCCTGTGCCGATCAACGGTCCGGTCAATAATGACCAGTGGTTCGACGATACCGCCGACGGCCCGGTCAGCGCCACTTTGGTCTTTAAAGACGGCGGCACGCAGCAGGCTTTTGGCGCCTGGCTGGTGGCCACAGATCCCAGTTATGCGCCGCAAACCCTGAATGTAGTGTCCCTTTATGACGAGGCTTATGATATTTTTGTCCGCAAACTGGCGCTGGCGCCGGAAATCTACCGGGACGGCCATTTTACCAAGGATTACCGCCCGGCCTTTGACGATCATATCAAGCCTTTATTCAGGGCCACGGCGCAGCAGCTGTGGAATGCCTATCTGCCCAGTTTTGCCATTGAAGCCCATAAAGAAGTGGATGCCATCAGCGCCGACGATAACCCGGACGAAACCATTATGGCGGGGCTTGCCTATGTGCGCCGTCCTAACCCCGGCACCGAGGCCACCTGGAAAGGCCAGTCGATTGATGTCGGTGCGCCGCTGATGCCGCTGGCGCTGGGGGATTCCAGCGCCGCCGGCGGCAAGCCGTTTTTGACCCCGACCCTGAGCCAGTATCACTTTTTACATTGCTGGTCGAACAAGCAGTTTATCAAAGAGAACCCCAAGCCTCTGGGGGCCGGGGAATATCTTGACCGCGCCAGTTTGCAAAACTGCCTCGGAGGCCGCTTCAGCCCGGGCATAGACATGACCTGGATCATCCGCGAGACCAGCATGTATATTCAGGACTGGCAGCAGGGAGCCGGGCCGTTCCGCATCAAGCATAAGCGGCTGGATTACCAGCATACCCAGAGCCAGGGGCTGGGTCACAGGGAGCCGTTTCTGACCCTGGGCTGGATCCCCCGCCATGAAGAGGTGGAGAATCTTGGGCTGGAGCCGGGAGACGCCACTAAGTTTATGGCGCTGCCCTGGCATGCCGATTATAACTCCTGCGCCATTCACCAGACTTCGCCGAATAAACAGGACTCCCAGGCGCTGTTCTGGTCCTGGCCGGCCCAGCGTCCGGTAACTGTCTATCCGGCCGCCGACTATAACAGCGAAGACGGCGAACTGCCGGCGCAAAGGTATTCGGTGCGCGGCCCAGGCACTTATCCTGGGGTAAACAGTCCGGACGATAAGCATGATCTCGCCAATGCCGGGCGTTTCTGGGACTACCGGGAAATGCTTAACCACTGGCAGGATATTGGCGTCGTGGTCCAGGCAACGGTTATTGATGACGGCAAGAGCTATCCCGATGATGTCTATTTGGAAGTCGAAAGCCGGCTTGAAAACGGCCCGGAAGAACTGGCAGACCCCACTCCCTGGCCTTTGTTTGGCGGCAATGATACTGCTACCCGTAAAGATAAATGA